A stretch of the Streptomyces sp. NBC_00078 genome encodes the following:
- a CDS encoding GntR family transcriptional regulator, whose amino-acid sequence MTTSGPSSDPPPSRRIAEVLRAAIKAGHLTPGEKLPSERALAQEYGAARNTAREAIRLLAEEGLVTARHGSGVFVREPQRLFRFGSDRYSRTNRETGLTPFRLEAERQGKAARIDVVGITRERPPQDIAERLSVPADEESVLHRENHYFADNEPVQIVSTYLRWDEAEGTPLMQPRTGKDGIYGRLEELGHVMTRVRDEITARMPTPAEAVFLELPSGVPVLEVLHTSLDQEAEPFEVSRYVHRADRTGLLYELPVE is encoded by the coding sequence ATGACAACGTCCGGCCCGTCCTCCGACCCACCGCCCAGCAGGCGCATCGCGGAGGTCCTGCGGGCAGCCATCAAGGCCGGCCACCTCACGCCCGGCGAGAAGCTGCCCTCCGAACGCGCCCTCGCCCAGGAGTACGGAGCCGCACGGAACACCGCCCGTGAGGCGATCCGACTTCTCGCGGAGGAAGGGCTGGTGACTGCCCGTCACGGGAGCGGCGTGTTCGTACGGGAGCCCCAACGGCTGTTCCGCTTCGGAAGTGACCGCTACTCGCGCACCAACCGCGAGACCGGCCTGACTCCTTTCCGACTCGAAGCCGAACGCCAGGGCAAGGCGGCCCGCATCGACGTCGTGGGCATCACCCGGGAGCGACCGCCCCAGGACATCGCCGAACGCCTCTCCGTCCCGGCCGACGAGGAAAGCGTGTTGCACCGGGAGAACCACTACTTCGCCGACAACGAGCCCGTGCAGATCGTGTCGACCTACCTCCGCTGGGACGAAGCCGAGGGAACGCCGCTGATGCAGCCCAGGACCGGCAAGGACGGCATCTACGGCCGCCTCGAAGAACTCGGCCATGTCATGACGCGCGTACGGGACGAGATCACCGCGCGCATGCCGACACCGGCCGAAGCTGTGTTCCTCGAACTGCCTTCAGGAGTCCCCGTCCTCGAAGTCCTGCACACGAGCCTGGACCAGGAGGCCGAGCCGTTCGAGGTCTCCCGGTACGTACACCGCGCCGACCGGACCGGGCTGCTGTACGAACTGCCCGTCGAGTGA